A region from the Leishmania panamensis strain MHOM/PA/94/PSC-1 chromosome 20 sequence genome encodes:
- a CDS encoding amastin-like protein (TriTrypDB/GeneDB-style sysID: LpmP.20.3001), whose amino-acid sequence MCNIPCRAGIVMYCVLQLIAFLFLLVGTPTGQFRVPNKVAFSGGSCLTVWGLKNKCTSTKWDVRTSNLWAGCPERLKRFHAAEALSVASVVVSALAFLFGVVMLCCCRCLRGLCLVLNILATGCGCAVTALMVDAFYNNHENGPAQYNTSCYALRKNGSVTQPQAIADGDPVVTNYAYGAGFAVYIVGWSLCFINILFLMLPC is encoded by the coding sequence ATGTGCAACATTCCTTGCCGCGCAGGCATCGTCATGTACTGCGTTCTGCAGCTGAttgccttcctcttcctcctcgttggcACCCCGACTGGCCAGTTCCGTGTGCCGAACAAGGTAGCGTTCAGCGGCGGCTCGTGCCTGACGGTGTGGGGCTTGAAGAACAAGTGCACCTCTACCAAGTGGGATGTCCGAACAAGCAACTTATGGGCGGGCTGCCCTGAGCGTCTGAAGCGCTTCCACGCGGCTGAGGCTCTGAGCGTGGCTtccgtcgtcgtcagcgctCTGGCATTCCTCTTCGGCGTCGTcatgctgtgctgctgccgctgtctgCGCGGTCTGTGTCTGGTCCTGAACATTCTCGCCACcggctgtggctgcgccgtcaccgcGCTCATGGTTGACGCCTTCTACAACAACCATGAGAACGGCCCTGCACAGTACAACACCTCCTGCTACGCGCTCCGCAAGAACGGCTCCGTCACTCAGCCCCAGGCCATTGCAGATGGCGATCCGGTGGTCACCAATTACGCCTACGGTGCCGGCTTCGCCGTTTACATTGTGGGCTGGAGCCTCTGCTTCATTAACATTCTCTTTCTGATGCTACCGTGCTAG